Proteins encoded together in one Musa acuminata AAA Group cultivar baxijiao chromosome BXJ3-6, Cavendish_Baxijiao_AAA, whole genome shotgun sequence window:
- the LOC135641687 gene encoding 65-kDa microtubule-associated protein 6-like isoform X1 gives MVGISVGMVRSCGALLNELKHIREEIGESEADKEQMLLEIEKECLEIYTRKVDEASKAKAQLHQSVTAKEAEIAALVASLGEHTVHSTKDKKPESLKEQLASVTPILKNLRIKKEERIKNFADVRLQIEKITAEIREHEHQHDAMTSLAIVDEHDLSMRKLNEQHEQLRALQKEKSDRLHKVLEYVNEVHSLCGVLGLDFRKIVVEVHPSLHETSPGQSTNISNKTLEGLALAILKLKAEKKIQLQKLRETMKSLFALWKLMGSPEQERKHFERLACILESPEHEITHSGLLSHKTIEQAEVEVNKLTKLKASKMKELVLKRRLELEEECRRAHIEPDTSMTTEKTAALIDSGLVDPSELLANIEAQIVKVKEESISRKDIMDRISKWLATCEEENWLEQYNQDENRYSCGRGGHINLKRAEKARITIIKIPALVDNLISKTFTWEDEKNKPFLYDGVRLVSMLEEYKLTRQQKEQEKRRDRDQKKLQTLLLTEKEAVFGSKPFPKRSNSLNRKPSGYSFNGKGNGFMTPVPRRLSAGSATPELLIPRSYSGRHSGYFKEMRRLSTTPLNFIAPPKDDSLSTFTSISGSEPESPTLT, from the exons ATGGTGGGGATTTCTGTTGGAATGGTGAGGAGCTGCGGTGCTCTGCTCAATGAGCTTAag CACATCAGGGAAGAGATTGGGGAGAGTGAGGCAGACAAAGAACAAATGCTGTTGGAGATTGAAAAAGAGTGCTTGGAAATATACACGAGAAAGGTTGATGAAGCCAGCAAGGCGAAGGCACAACTTCATCAGTCTGTCACTGCCAAAGAAGCAGAGATTGCAGCTCTTGTAGCCTCCCTTGGGGAACATACAGTTCATTCAACG AAAGACAAGAAACCAGAATCACTGAAGGAGCAACTAGCTTCTGTTACACCTATTTTAAAAAATCTAAGGATAAAGAAAGAGGAGAGGATAAAAAATTTTGCTGATGTGAGATTACAGATTGAGAAGATCACTGCTGAGATAAGGGAACATGAACATCAGCATGATGCTATGACAAGTCTTGCCATTGTAGATGAACATGATCTCTCCATGAGGAAGCTTAATGAACAGCATGAACAACTTCGTGCACTCCAGAAAGAGAAG TCTGATCGCCTTCATAAAGTTCTGGAATATGTAAACGAGGTGCATTCTCTATGTGGTGTGCTTGGACTGGATTTTAGGAAGATAGTAGTAGAAGTACACCCAAGTTTGCATGAGACTAGTCCAGGGCAATCTACAAATATTAGCAATAAAACATTGGAAGGTCTTGCTCTAGCTATCCTAAAGCTAAAAGCAGAAAAGAAGATTCAACTTCAGAAG CTGCGGGAAACTATGAAATCATTGTTCGCGTTATGGAAGTTAATGGGTTCACCTGAACAAGAGAGAAAGCATTTTGAAAGATTAGCTTGCATCCTTGAGTCACCAGAACATGAAATTACACACAGTGGTTTACTCTCGCATAAAACAATTGAGCAG GCAGAAGTTGAAGTCAATAAGCTGACTAAACTAAAAGCTAGCAAAATGAAAGAACTTGTCTTAAAGAGAAGGTTAGAACTGGAAGAGGAATGTAGAAGAGCACATATTGAACCCGATACAAGCATGACAACAGAGAAAACAGCTGCATTGATTGATTCTG GGCTTGTAGATCCTTCTGAACTTTTGGCCAATATCGAGGCACAAATAGTGAAGGTAAAAGAAGAATCCATAAGTAGGAAAGATATTATGGATAGAATAAGCAAATGGCTTGCTACTTGTGAAGAAGAAAATTGGCTTGAACAGTACAACCAG GATGAGAACAGGTACAGTTGTGGAAGAGGTGGTCACATAAACCTGAAACGTGCAGAGAAGGCAAGGATCACTATTATCAAAATTCCAG CTTTGGTGGACAATCTTATAAGTAAAACTTTTACCTGGGAAGATGAGAAAAATAAACCTTTTCTGTATGATGGG GTTCGTTTGGTATCCATGCTTGAGGAGTATAAACTTACAAGGCAACAAAAGGaacaagagaaaagaagagaCAGG GATCAGAAGAAGCTGCAAACTCTACTGCTCACAGAGAAAGAAGCAGTTTTTGGTTCCAAGCCATTCCCAAAGAGGAGCAACAGCTTGAACAGAAAGCCAAGTGGGTATAGTTTCAATGGAAAAGGGAATGGTTTCATGACCCCTGTGCCACGACGGCTCTCGGCTGGAAGTGCGACCCCGGAGCTTCTCATACCACGCTCATATTCCGGTCGCCATAGTGGCTACTTCAAAGAGATGAGGCGGTTGTCGACCACGCCACTAAACTTTATTGCTCCACCCAAAGATGATTCCTTGTCCACATTCACGTCTATCAGTGGTTCAGAACCCGAGTCTCCAACTCTAACTTGA
- the LOC135641687 gene encoding 65-kDa microtubule-associated protein 6-like isoform X2 — protein MSLREEIGESEADKEQMLLEIEKECLEIYTRKVDEASKAKAQLHQSVTAKEAEIAALVASLGEHTVHSTKDKKPESLKEQLASVTPILKNLRIKKEERIKNFADVRLQIEKITAEIREHEHQHDAMTSLAIVDEHDLSMRKLNEQHEQLRALQKEKSDRLHKVLEYVNEVHSLCGVLGLDFRKIVVEVHPSLHETSPGQSTNISNKTLEGLALAILKLKAEKKIQLQKLRETMKSLFALWKLMGSPEQERKHFERLACILESPEHEITHSGLLSHKTIEQAEVEVNKLTKLKASKMKELVLKRRLELEEECRRAHIEPDTSMTTEKTAALIDSGLVDPSELLANIEAQIVKVKEESISRKDIMDRISKWLATCEEENWLEQYNQDENRYSCGRGGHINLKRAEKARITIIKIPALVDNLISKTFTWEDEKNKPFLYDGVRLVSMLEEYKLTRQQKEQEKRRDRDQKKLQTLLLTEKEAVFGSKPFPKRSNSLNRKPSGYSFNGKGNGFMTPVPRRLSAGSATPELLIPRSYSGRHSGYFKEMRRLSTTPLNFIAPPKDDSLSTFTSISGSEPESPTLT, from the exons ATGAGCTTAag GGAAGAGATTGGGGAGAGTGAGGCAGACAAAGAACAAATGCTGTTGGAGATTGAAAAAGAGTGCTTGGAAATATACACGAGAAAGGTTGATGAAGCCAGCAAGGCGAAGGCACAACTTCATCAGTCTGTCACTGCCAAAGAAGCAGAGATTGCAGCTCTTGTAGCCTCCCTTGGGGAACATACAGTTCATTCAACG AAAGACAAGAAACCAGAATCACTGAAGGAGCAACTAGCTTCTGTTACACCTATTTTAAAAAATCTAAGGATAAAGAAAGAGGAGAGGATAAAAAATTTTGCTGATGTGAGATTACAGATTGAGAAGATCACTGCTGAGATAAGGGAACATGAACATCAGCATGATGCTATGACAAGTCTTGCCATTGTAGATGAACATGATCTCTCCATGAGGAAGCTTAATGAACAGCATGAACAACTTCGTGCACTCCAGAAAGAGAAG TCTGATCGCCTTCATAAAGTTCTGGAATATGTAAACGAGGTGCATTCTCTATGTGGTGTGCTTGGACTGGATTTTAGGAAGATAGTAGTAGAAGTACACCCAAGTTTGCATGAGACTAGTCCAGGGCAATCTACAAATATTAGCAATAAAACATTGGAAGGTCTTGCTCTAGCTATCCTAAAGCTAAAAGCAGAAAAGAAGATTCAACTTCAGAAG CTGCGGGAAACTATGAAATCATTGTTCGCGTTATGGAAGTTAATGGGTTCACCTGAACAAGAGAGAAAGCATTTTGAAAGATTAGCTTGCATCCTTGAGTCACCAGAACATGAAATTACACACAGTGGTTTACTCTCGCATAAAACAATTGAGCAG GCAGAAGTTGAAGTCAATAAGCTGACTAAACTAAAAGCTAGCAAAATGAAAGAACTTGTCTTAAAGAGAAGGTTAGAACTGGAAGAGGAATGTAGAAGAGCACATATTGAACCCGATACAAGCATGACAACAGAGAAAACAGCTGCATTGATTGATTCTG GGCTTGTAGATCCTTCTGAACTTTTGGCCAATATCGAGGCACAAATAGTGAAGGTAAAAGAAGAATCCATAAGTAGGAAAGATATTATGGATAGAATAAGCAAATGGCTTGCTACTTGTGAAGAAGAAAATTGGCTTGAACAGTACAACCAG GATGAGAACAGGTACAGTTGTGGAAGAGGTGGTCACATAAACCTGAAACGTGCAGAGAAGGCAAGGATCACTATTATCAAAATTCCAG CTTTGGTGGACAATCTTATAAGTAAAACTTTTACCTGGGAAGATGAGAAAAATAAACCTTTTCTGTATGATGGG GTTCGTTTGGTATCCATGCTTGAGGAGTATAAACTTACAAGGCAACAAAAGGaacaagagaaaagaagagaCAGG GATCAGAAGAAGCTGCAAACTCTACTGCTCACAGAGAAAGAAGCAGTTTTTGGTTCCAAGCCATTCCCAAAGAGGAGCAACAGCTTGAACAGAAAGCCAAGTGGGTATAGTTTCAATGGAAAAGGGAATGGTTTCATGACCCCTGTGCCACGACGGCTCTCGGCTGGAAGTGCGACCCCGGAGCTTCTCATACCACGCTCATATTCCGGTCGCCATAGTGGCTACTTCAAAGAGATGAGGCGGTTGTCGACCACGCCACTAAACTTTATTGCTCCACCCAAAGATGATTCCTTGTCCACATTCACGTCTATCAGTGGTTCAGAACCCGAGTCTCCAACTCTAACTTGA